A stretch of Treponema vincentii F0403 DNA encodes these proteins:
- a CDS encoding CheR family methyltransferase, translated as MAEFLSDRNFELFKNLIYNESGITFSVTNRSILESRLKDRLRENKMDDIDAYYKILTSNKEELKIMLDSVTTNLTRFFRNQPHFDALIHYVIPEIVKIKQAAGQKQIHIWSAGCSTGEEPYTIAMVMKRHLPPGFTADILASDLSFKSLIVGKQGFYPENRVVGIPDDYLAQYLTKQGNGYQMNPEIMQMVKFDYHNLKHDANRNNIDILFCRNVIIYFDEPAQQAVINRFWDAMAPHSFLFIGHSESLFGMNTKFEFLKTEWACLYQKNVK; from the coding sequence ATGGCAGAATTTCTAAGTGACCGCAATTTTGAGCTTTTTAAAAACTTAATATACAACGAAAGCGGTATCACTTTTTCTGTAACGAACCGATCCATTTTAGAAAGCCGTCTGAAAGACCGCTTGCGCGAGAATAAAATGGATGATATTGATGCGTACTATAAAATTCTGACATCAAATAAAGAAGAACTTAAAATCATGTTGGATTCGGTTACTACCAATCTGACACGATTTTTTAGAAATCAACCTCATTTTGATGCTTTAATTCATTATGTTATTCCTGAAATAGTGAAAATAAAACAAGCTGCGGGACAAAAGCAAATTCATATTTGGAGTGCGGGGTGTTCCACCGGAGAAGAACCTTATACTATTGCTATGGTTATGAAACGGCATTTGCCGCCGGGGTTTACAGCTGATATTCTTGCTTCCGATTTGTCTTTTAAATCACTGATTGTCGGAAAACAAGGCTTTTATCCGGAAAACCGTGTTGTTGGGATTCCTGATGATTATCTTGCTCAATATTTAACAAAGCAAGGCAATGGTTATCAAATGAATCCTGAAATTATGCAAATGGTTAAATTCGATTATCATAATTTAAAACACGATGCTAATCGGAATAACATCGATATTCTTTTTTGCCGTAATGTGATTATTTATTTTGATGAACCTGCCCAACAGGCTGTTATTAATCGTTTCTGGGATGCGATGGCTCCCCACTCATTTCTTTTTATTGGACATTCCGAATCCTTATTTGGTATGAATACAAAGTTTGAGTTTCTTAAAACCGAATGGGCATGCCTATACCAAAAAAATGTTAAGTAG
- a CDS encoding protein-glutamate methylesterase/protein-glutamine glutaminase: protein MEDIKVLIVDDSALMRSLIGKIVDGTAGLTVADKAMNGRFALQKLERVQPDIIVLDLEMPEMNGIEFLRERKRLNIDIPVIILSSIAKEGARITMDCLELGASDFVTKPSGSESANLATVANQLVEFLQAYGRQYQLKKQASSGVKTPSMAPIQHPLNSTHLQTISQPHATASIFTTPTQATAKPTQVRQPGKLEIIAIGISTGGPNALREVFADLDPQLPQPIAVVQHMPPGFTYEFANSLNKICPLEVKEAQEGDLVKPGRILIAQGGKHLLVEKKPLGVIAHISDAPPQSGHRPSADVLFASVAEQFQNHALGIIMTGMGKDGAASLTRLYQEGSRTIGQDEASAIVYGMPRVAYEMGGVMEQVSLSNMASVINRYGREFA from the coding sequence ATGGAAGATATAAAAGTTTTAATAGTTGATGATTCTGCTTTGATGCGGAGTTTAATTGGAAAGATAGTAGATGGAACAGCCGGATTGACTGTTGCTGATAAAGCAATGAACGGCCGATTCGCCTTGCAAAAGTTAGAGCGAGTCCAGCCGGATATTATCGTGCTTGACCTTGAAATGCCGGAAATGAACGGAATAGAATTTTTGCGCGAACGAAAAAGGCTTAATATTGATATTCCTGTCATTATTCTTTCCAGTATTGCAAAAGAAGGTGCTCGTATCACAATGGATTGTTTGGAACTCGGTGCGAGCGATTTTGTTACTAAACCTTCCGGATCGGAATCGGCAAACTTAGCAACTGTTGCCAATCAGCTTGTTGAATTTTTGCAGGCTTATGGTAGGCAATATCAATTGAAGAAGCAAGCTTCTTCAGGGGTTAAAACGCCTTCAATGGCTCCTATACAGCATCCCTTGAATTCAACGCATTTGCAGACAATATCCCAACCGCATGCAACCGCTTCAATTTTTACAACACCTACACAAGCTACCGCAAAGCCGACGCAAGTTCGTCAGCCGGGAAAACTTGAAATTATCGCAATCGGTATTTCAACCGGCGGCCCGAATGCATTGCGTGAGGTCTTTGCAGACTTGGATCCTCAACTTCCGCAGCCTATTGCCGTTGTTCAGCACATGCCTCCGGGATTTACGTATGAATTTGCAAATAGTCTCAATAAGATATGCCCGCTGGAAGTGAAAGAAGCACAAGAAGGTGATCTTGTAAAACCGGGGCGCATCCTTATTGCGCAGGGAGGTAAACACCTTTTAGTTGAGAAAAAACCGCTTGGTGTTATTGCCCATATTTCAGATGCGCCTCCCCAAAGCGGACATCGGCCAAGTGCGGACGTATTGTTTGCTTCTGTGGCGGAGCAATTCCAAAATCATGCACTGGGAATTATTATGACCGGTATGGGAAAAGACGGAGCTGCGAGTCTTACACGGCTTTATCAAGAAGGTTCCCGTACCATTGGGCAAGATGAAGCCTCTGCTATTGTGTACGGTATGCCTCGCGTTGCCTATGAAATGGGAGGTGTTATGGAGCAAGTTTCTTTAAGCAACATGGCATCCGTTATTAACCGCTATGGAAGAGAATTTGCATAA
- a CDS encoding Crp/Fnr family transcriptional regulator has translation MNPLFKDIPTEELKNYLTAVNAKTAVYQKDSFIFFEGDLPKALFILKSGIVQIEKNDIDGKRIIMNRFETPETVFGEVYAFLQSTPYDYSCRIIVDAEILSIPATIFSDSAALASVQTKITRNLLSILAHKAYFLNQKLLIFSSFTLRKKIAVYLLQQAHGQPKITLKLNREAMAEYLAVPRPSLSRELMNMQKDKLLTISKDTVSVNINKLEELA, from the coding sequence ATGAATCCGCTATTCAAAGACATTCCTACAGAGGAGCTTAAAAACTATCTTACTGCCGTCAACGCAAAAACAGCCGTCTATCAAAAAGACAGTTTTATCTTTTTTGAAGGAGACCTTCCCAAAGCACTGTTCATCCTAAAATCAGGTATTGTCCAAATCGAAAAAAATGACATCGACGGCAAGCGGATTATCATGAACCGTTTTGAAACACCTGAAACCGTTTTCGGCGAAGTGTATGCCTTCCTGCAATCTACCCCGTACGATTATTCGTGCAGAATAATTGTCGATGCTGAAATTCTCAGTATTCCGGCAACGATATTTTCAGATTCTGCAGCGTTAGCATCCGTACAAACAAAAATCACACGGAACCTCTTATCTATTCTGGCGCATAAAGCTTATTTTTTAAACCAGAAGCTGCTGATCTTTTCTTCGTTTACACTGCGCAAAAAAATAGCTGTGTATCTATTACAGCAAGCGCACGGTCAGCCTAAGATAACGCTTAAACTGAACCGGGAAGCTATGGCGGAATACCTTGCCGTTCCCCGTCCTTCCCTATCCCGCGAATTGATGAATATGCAAAAAGATAAACTGCTCACTATCTCCAAAGATACCGTAAGCGTTAATATCAATAAACTCGAAGAGCTTGCATAA